A single genomic interval of Corvus cornix cornix isolate S_Up_H32 chromosome 1, ASM73873v5, whole genome shotgun sequence harbors:
- the NCAPD2 gene encoding condensin complex subunit 1 isoform X1, with protein sequence MAAVPEFHLPLAPADLLRDGGPGRYMVQEVLSTGELPPALAAFRAAFRARGALAVLQHFDCVYSVLHHFRTVGTAVKEDALELMMHVVSHHSNELPAILSDSGLSHADRAAHLNALKMNCYLLTGLMNAFEMETCKNSCLEADPGRKNRKNLAKTSGSLWEEEREPLLRLLTQLLQLDLRQLWGRLAMEEEFVSLMTGNCYRILENPSIGLQRYRVTREAVTHLLAAALVHCDHMFSATLKITQMLQHFEHVAPVFAQAVSLWAKEYGLKSMVGELLREIGQKCPQDLAREASGVKGYATFISELAEQIPALVLSNMSVLLPHLDGESYTMRNAILTAMAEVLVQVLEGDQLEEAARATRDKFLDMLQAHVCDIHSFVRSRVLQLFTRIVQHKALPLTQFQSVVSLAVGRLKDKSVIVVKNAIQLLAAFLSNNPFSSKLNWTDLDEPLKKEVQKLQEMKDRRRPTAVAPVTAPEEEWEAMLPEVRAATQQLFQALQEGEEEELEVEETVEGTVEQITGLLKKLNYKSAARLTQKALCRFQGKEPFNGPGEENEEVTILGVLKRLYTGSCPGENNEDPPHDNSSDKIEEVQEEEPPAELVKQEMLVQYLQDAYNFSVKITEALNLISKMMYENSVSVVQEAIEFFVTVSQFGVPQALLGVRRMLPLIWSKEPGIKEAVLNAYRQLYLNPTEDSERAKAQSLVHSLSLIMVDASLGTIQCLEEIISEFVQKDEIRPAVTQLLWERFTEKSPCSVLERRAAVVLLGMMARGKPEIVGSNLDILVTVGLSEKACEDYRLPQEVCNVISKLASNPKPALEKDSAPFRLPQNHMLFGCLSETVSKGFAQPSSHWIPFMEAAVMLIYQLAEGAEEICADILHVCSQQALEKLQEADEQKADAGDSPSRVSDGAGSLPTFLLLHLVSLVGQVALQQVAYLEVSVSAELRRRRMLKEEKTKKQSDTSTKKQRPQSTGNETTMEEELGLVGATADDTEAELIRSICETELLDGKHLFSAFVPLVLKICNSPGLYSDSALSAAAALALGKFCMISSEFCDSHLRLLFTMMEKSALPGVRSNLIIAAGDLAIRFPNLVEPWTSHLYARLRDPCPSVRQTAGLVMTHLILKDMVKVKGQVSEMAALLIDPEEAIVGVAQNFFSELANKGNAVYNLLPDIISHLSDPNSGIEEESFHTIMRHLFSYITKEKQTESLVEKLCQRFRTARTERQYRDLSHCLTLLPVSERGLHKLQDNYDCFADKLQDPTVYTCFQTVLARFRRAGIKPETKALAEELEQKLSASHNQGLDSTETCQDGSQTPMPVPAKRKPIGSSRRQPLGPVNTDDDFVTPPSRTLRNRKRAQKRPPRKKAIVTFSSDEENSSEDELSAELREEENPTKTTPITRSSGRRLR encoded by the exons ATGGCGGCGGTCCCGGAGTTCCATCTGCCCCTCGCCCCCGCCGATCTGCTGCGGGATGGCGGCCCCGGGCGCTACATGGTGCAGGAAGTGCTGTCCACCGGCGAGCTGCCGCCCGCACTCGCAG CTTTCCGGGCCGCCTTCCGTGCGCGGGGCGCGCTGGCCGTGCTGCAGCACTTCGACTGCGTGTACAGCGTGCTGCA CCACTTCCGAACCGTGGGCACGGCTGTCAAGGAGGACGCCCTGGAGCTGATGATGCACG tGGTTTCCCACCATTCCAATGAACTTCCTGCTATCTTGAGCGACTCTGGGCTGAGCCATGCAGACCGTGCTGCTCATCTCAATGCTCTTAAGATGAACTGCTATTTGCTGACTGGTCTGATGAATGCCTTTGAAATGGAAACCTGCAAGAACAGTTGTTTGGAGGCAGATCCTGGTAGGAAG AACAGGAAGAACCTTGCCAAGACTTCTGGATCCTtgtgggaagaggagagggagccGCTCTTACGGCTCCTtacacagctgctgcagctggatctCCGTCAGCTTTGGGGTCGTTTAGCCATGGAAGAAGAGTTTGTCAG TTTAATGACAGGAAACTGCTACCGTATCCTGGAGAATCCAAGTATCGGCCTTCAGAGGTACCGGGTCACGCGGGAGGCTGTGACACATCtgcttgctgcagctctggttCACTGTGACCACATGTTCA GTGCCACTCTGAAGATCACACAGATGTTGCAGCACTTCGAACATGTAGCCCCAGTGTTTGCACAGGCTGTGAGCCTCTGGGCTAAAGAGTATGGTCTGAAAAGCATGGTGGGTGAATTGCTAAG GGAAATTGGACAGAAATGTCCTCAGGATTTGGCTCGTGAGGCTTCTGGAGTCAAGGGTTATGCTACCTTTATAAGTGAACTGGCTGAACAGATTCCAGCTCTGGTGCTCTCCAACATGAGTGTTCTCCTGCCTCACCTGGATGGGGAG AGTTACACGATGCGAAATGCCATTCTGACAGCTATGGCAGAAGTGCTGGTGCAGGTGCTGGAAGGTGATCAGCTGGAGGAAGCTGCCCGTGCTACTCGGGACAAGTTCCTGGATATGCTGCAGGCCCACGTGTGTGACATCCATAGCTTTGTGCGCAGCCGtgtgctgcagctcttcacTCGAATCGTTCAGCACAAG GCCCTGCCTTTGACTCAGTTTCAGTCTGTGGTGTCGCTGGCTGTTGGGCGGCTCAAAGACAAATCTGTCATAGTGGTTAAAAATGcgatccagctcctggctgcgTTTTTGTCCAACAACCCCTTCTCCAGCAAG CTAAACTGGACTGACTTGGATGAGCCACTGAAGAAAGAAGTGCAGAAACTGCAAGAAATGAAGGATCGTAGGAGGCCCACAGCAg TAGCTCCAGTGACTGCCCCAGAGGAAGAGTGGGAAGCAATGCTGCCAGAAGTTAGGGCTGCcacacagcagctctttcaagcactgcaggaaggggaagaggaggagctggaagttGAAGAAACAGTGGAGGGTACAGTGGAGCAAATCACTGGGCTGTTGAAGAAGCTGAATTACAA GAGCGCGGCCCGCCTTACGCAGAAGGCCCTGTGTCGCTTCCAGGGGAAGGAACCTTTCAATGGCCCTGGGGAGGAGAACGAAGAGGTAACAATCCTGGGTGTTCTGAAGAGACTTTACACAG GTTCATGCCCAGGTGAGAACAATGAGGATCCTCCACATGACAACAGTAGTGATAAGATTGAAGAAGTACAGGAAGAGGagcctccagcagagctggtcaAACAGGAGATGTTGGTGCAATACCTGCAGGATGCTTACAACTTCTCAGTGAAAATCACAGAAGCTCTGAACCTGATCAGCAAGATGATGTACGAAAACTCTGTCTCAG TGGTGCAGGAGGCCATTGAGTTCTTCGTGACGGTCTCGCAGTTTGGTGTGCCCCAGGCACTGCTTGGAGTCCGCAGGATGCTGCCCCTCATATGGTCAAAGGAGCCTGGAATTAAGGAGGCTGTGCTGAATGCCTACAGACAGCTCTATCTGAACCCCACTGAGGATTCAGAGAG GGCCAAGGCACAGAGCCTGGtgcattctctctctctcatcaTGGTGGATGCGTCACTGGGAACGATACAGTGCTTAGAGGAAATA ATCTCAGAGTTTGTGCAGAAAGATGAAATAAGGCCTGCTGTGACCCAGCTGCTTTGGGAGCGATTCACGGAAAAATCTCCATGCTCGGTGCTCGAACGCCGcgctgctgtggtgctgctggggatgaTGGCACG AGGGAAGCCAGAGATCGTAGGTAGCAACCTGGACATCTTGGTGACAGTGGGGCTGTCTGAGAAGGCATGTGAAGACTACAGGCTGCCTCAAGAAGTATGCAATGTTATTTCCAAGCTTGCCAGTAACCCTAAG ccagcactggagAAGGACAGTGCCCCTTTTCGACTGCCACAGAACCACATGCTCTTTGGTTGCCTGAGTGAGACTGTGAGTAAAG GCTTTGCCCAGCCAAGCAGTCACTGGATCCCCTTCATGGAGGCAGCAGTAATGCTCATCTACCAGCTGGCAGAAGGGGCAGAGGAGATCTGTGCTGACATCCTGCATGTGTGCAGTCAGCAAGCTctggagaagctgcaggaggctgATGAGCAGAAAGCTG atGCAGGGGACTCTCCAAGCAGAGTCTCTGATGGTGCTGGCAGTCTGCCCACATTCCTGTTGCTACACCTGGTGTCCCTTGTGGGACAGGTGGCACTGCAGCAGGTAGCATATTTGGAAGTGTCAGTGAGTGCAGAGCTACGCAGACGCCGCATGCTCAAAGAGGAGAAGACCAAGAAACAATCTGACACCAGCACAAAGAAGCAGAGACCCCAG agcacagggaaTGAGACCACTatggaggaggagctgggcctTGTGGGAGCCACGGCTGATGACACTGAGGCCGAGCTCATCCGCAGTATTTGTGAGACAGAACTCCTAGATG GGAAGCACCTGTTCTCTGCCTTTGTTCCACTGGTGCTGAAGATCTGCAACAGCCCTGGACTCTACAGTGACTCGGCGctgtcagctgctgcagccctcgCTCTTGGCAAATTCTGCATGATCAG CTCTGAGTTCTGTGACTCACACTTGCGTCTGCTGTTCACGATGATGGAGAAGTCCGCTCTGCCTGGTGTGAGATCCAACCTCATTATTGCAGCAGGAGATCTGGCCATCCGCTTCCCCAACCTGGTGGAGCCTTGGACATCTCATCTCTATGCCAG GTTGCGGGACCCCTGTCCCAGCGTGAGGCAGACGGCTGGGCTGGTGATGACTCACCTCATCCTCAAAGACATGGTAAAGGTGAAGGGCCAAGTGAGCGAAATGGCAGCTCTGCTCATAGACCCAGAGGAGGCAATCGTCGGAGTGGCTCAGAACTTCTTCAGTGAACTCGCCAACAAG GGTAATGCTGTCTATAACCTGCTTCCAGACATCATCAGTCATCTCTCAGATCCTAACAGCGGCATAGAGGAGGAATCCTTCCACACTATTATGAG ACATCTGTTCTCATatattacaaaagaaaaacaaacagagagCTTGGTGGAGAAACTTTGTCAGAGATTCCGGACTGCCAG GACTGAGCGTCAGTATCGGGATCTGTCCCACTGCCTTACTCTGCTTCCAGTCTCGGAGCGGGGCCTTCACAAGCTGCAGGACAACTATGACTGCTTTGCAGACAAGCTCCAAGATCCAACTGTCTACACTTGTTTCCAAACTGTGCTGGCTCGATTCCGCAGAGCAGGCATCAAACCTGAGACTAAA GCTCTAGCtgaagagctggagcagaagctCTCTGCCTCCCATAACCAAGGACTGGATTCAACAGAGACATGCCAGGATGGTAGTCAAACTCCAATGCCAGTGCCAGCCAAGCGGAAACCAATAGGAA GTTCACGCCGCCAGCCCCTGGGCCCAGTCAACACAGATGACGATTTTGTCACACCCCCGTCTCGCACCCTCCGAAATCGTAAGCGTGCCCAAAAGCGCCCACCACGCAAAAAAGCCATCGTTACCTTCTCCAGCGACGAGGAGAACAGCTCTGAGGATG AGCTATCGGCAGAAttaagagaggaagaaaatcccACCAAAACAACTCCCATCACCAGATCTTCAGGCCGACGGCTGCGCTGA
- the NCAPD2 gene encoding condensin complex subunit 1 isoform X4 has product MMHVVSHHSNELPAILSDSGLSHADRAAHLNALKMNCYLLTGLMNAFEMETCKNSCLEADPGRKNRKNLAKTSGSLWEEEREPLLRLLTQLLQLDLRQLWGRLAMEEEFVSLMTGNCYRILENPSIGLQRYRVTREAVTHLLAAALVHCDHMFSATLKITQMLQHFEHVAPVFAQAVSLWAKEYGLKSMVGELLREIGQKCPQDLAREASGVKGYATFISELAEQIPALVLSNMSVLLPHLDGESYTMRNAILTAMAEVLVQVLEGDQLEEAARATRDKFLDMLQAHVCDIHSFVRSRVLQLFTRIVQHKALPLTQFQSVVSLAVGRLKDKSVIVVKNAIQLLAAFLSNNPFSSKLNWTDLDEPLKKEVQKLQEMKDRRRPTAVAPVTAPEEEWEAMLPEVRAATQQLFQALQEGEEEELEVEETVEGTVEQITGLLKKLNYKSAARLTQKALCRFQGKEPFNGPGEENEEVTILGVLKRLYTGSCPGENNEDPPHDNSSDKIEEVQEEEPPAELVKQEMLVQYLQDAYNFSVKITEALNLISKMMYENSVSVVQEAIEFFVTVSQFGVPQALLGVRRMLPLIWSKEPGIKEAVLNAYRQLYLNPTEDSERAKAQSLVHSLSLIMVDASLGTIQCLEEIISEFVQKDEIRPAVTQLLWERFTEKSPCSVLERRAAVVLLGMMARGKPEIVGSNLDILVTVGLSEKACEDYRLPQEVCNVISKLASNPKPALEKDSAPFRLPQNHMLFGCLSETVSKGFAQPSSHWIPFMEAAVMLIYQLAEGAEEICADILHVCSQQALEKLQEADEQKADAGDSPSRVSDGAGSLPTFLLLHLVSLVGQVALQQVAYLEVSVSAELRRRRMLKEEKTKKQSDTSTKKQRPQSTGNETTMEEELGLVGATADDTEAELIRSICETELLDGKHLFSAFVPLVLKICNSPGLYSDSALSAAAALALGKFCMISSEFCDSHLRLLFTMMEKSALPGVRSNLIIAAGDLAIRFPNLVEPWTSHLYARLRDPCPSVRQTAGLVMTHLILKDMVKVKGQVSEMAALLIDPEEAIVGVAQNFFSELANKGNAVYNLLPDIISHLSDPNSGIEEESFHTIMRHLFSYITKEKQTESLVEKLCQRFRTARTERQYRDLSHCLTLLPVSERGLHKLQDNYDCFADKLQDPTVYTCFQTVLARFRRAGIKPETKALAEELEQKLSASHNQGLDSTETCQDGSQTPMPVPAKRKPIGSSRRQPLGPVNTDDDFVTPPSRTLRNRKRAQKRPPRKKAIVTFSSDEENSSEDELSAELREEENPTKTTPITRSSGRRLR; this is encoded by the exons ATGATGCACG tGGTTTCCCACCATTCCAATGAACTTCCTGCTATCTTGAGCGACTCTGGGCTGAGCCATGCAGACCGTGCTGCTCATCTCAATGCTCTTAAGATGAACTGCTATTTGCTGACTGGTCTGATGAATGCCTTTGAAATGGAAACCTGCAAGAACAGTTGTTTGGAGGCAGATCCTGGTAGGAAG AACAGGAAGAACCTTGCCAAGACTTCTGGATCCTtgtgggaagaggagagggagccGCTCTTACGGCTCCTtacacagctgctgcagctggatctCCGTCAGCTTTGGGGTCGTTTAGCCATGGAAGAAGAGTTTGTCAG TTTAATGACAGGAAACTGCTACCGTATCCTGGAGAATCCAAGTATCGGCCTTCAGAGGTACCGGGTCACGCGGGAGGCTGTGACACATCtgcttgctgcagctctggttCACTGTGACCACATGTTCA GTGCCACTCTGAAGATCACACAGATGTTGCAGCACTTCGAACATGTAGCCCCAGTGTTTGCACAGGCTGTGAGCCTCTGGGCTAAAGAGTATGGTCTGAAAAGCATGGTGGGTGAATTGCTAAG GGAAATTGGACAGAAATGTCCTCAGGATTTGGCTCGTGAGGCTTCTGGAGTCAAGGGTTATGCTACCTTTATAAGTGAACTGGCTGAACAGATTCCAGCTCTGGTGCTCTCCAACATGAGTGTTCTCCTGCCTCACCTGGATGGGGAG AGTTACACGATGCGAAATGCCATTCTGACAGCTATGGCAGAAGTGCTGGTGCAGGTGCTGGAAGGTGATCAGCTGGAGGAAGCTGCCCGTGCTACTCGGGACAAGTTCCTGGATATGCTGCAGGCCCACGTGTGTGACATCCATAGCTTTGTGCGCAGCCGtgtgctgcagctcttcacTCGAATCGTTCAGCACAAG GCCCTGCCTTTGACTCAGTTTCAGTCTGTGGTGTCGCTGGCTGTTGGGCGGCTCAAAGACAAATCTGTCATAGTGGTTAAAAATGcgatccagctcctggctgcgTTTTTGTCCAACAACCCCTTCTCCAGCAAG CTAAACTGGACTGACTTGGATGAGCCACTGAAGAAAGAAGTGCAGAAACTGCAAGAAATGAAGGATCGTAGGAGGCCCACAGCAg TAGCTCCAGTGACTGCCCCAGAGGAAGAGTGGGAAGCAATGCTGCCAGAAGTTAGGGCTGCcacacagcagctctttcaagcactgcaggaaggggaagaggaggagctggaagttGAAGAAACAGTGGAGGGTACAGTGGAGCAAATCACTGGGCTGTTGAAGAAGCTGAATTACAA GAGCGCGGCCCGCCTTACGCAGAAGGCCCTGTGTCGCTTCCAGGGGAAGGAACCTTTCAATGGCCCTGGGGAGGAGAACGAAGAGGTAACAATCCTGGGTGTTCTGAAGAGACTTTACACAG GTTCATGCCCAGGTGAGAACAATGAGGATCCTCCACATGACAACAGTAGTGATAAGATTGAAGAAGTACAGGAAGAGGagcctccagcagagctggtcaAACAGGAGATGTTGGTGCAATACCTGCAGGATGCTTACAACTTCTCAGTGAAAATCACAGAAGCTCTGAACCTGATCAGCAAGATGATGTACGAAAACTCTGTCTCAG TGGTGCAGGAGGCCATTGAGTTCTTCGTGACGGTCTCGCAGTTTGGTGTGCCCCAGGCACTGCTTGGAGTCCGCAGGATGCTGCCCCTCATATGGTCAAAGGAGCCTGGAATTAAGGAGGCTGTGCTGAATGCCTACAGACAGCTCTATCTGAACCCCACTGAGGATTCAGAGAG GGCCAAGGCACAGAGCCTGGtgcattctctctctctcatcaTGGTGGATGCGTCACTGGGAACGATACAGTGCTTAGAGGAAATA ATCTCAGAGTTTGTGCAGAAAGATGAAATAAGGCCTGCTGTGACCCAGCTGCTTTGGGAGCGATTCACGGAAAAATCTCCATGCTCGGTGCTCGAACGCCGcgctgctgtggtgctgctggggatgaTGGCACG AGGGAAGCCAGAGATCGTAGGTAGCAACCTGGACATCTTGGTGACAGTGGGGCTGTCTGAGAAGGCATGTGAAGACTACAGGCTGCCTCAAGAAGTATGCAATGTTATTTCCAAGCTTGCCAGTAACCCTAAG ccagcactggagAAGGACAGTGCCCCTTTTCGACTGCCACAGAACCACATGCTCTTTGGTTGCCTGAGTGAGACTGTGAGTAAAG GCTTTGCCCAGCCAAGCAGTCACTGGATCCCCTTCATGGAGGCAGCAGTAATGCTCATCTACCAGCTGGCAGAAGGGGCAGAGGAGATCTGTGCTGACATCCTGCATGTGTGCAGTCAGCAAGCTctggagaagctgcaggaggctgATGAGCAGAAAGCTG atGCAGGGGACTCTCCAAGCAGAGTCTCTGATGGTGCTGGCAGTCTGCCCACATTCCTGTTGCTACACCTGGTGTCCCTTGTGGGACAGGTGGCACTGCAGCAGGTAGCATATTTGGAAGTGTCAGTGAGTGCAGAGCTACGCAGACGCCGCATGCTCAAAGAGGAGAAGACCAAGAAACAATCTGACACCAGCACAAAGAAGCAGAGACCCCAG agcacagggaaTGAGACCACTatggaggaggagctgggcctTGTGGGAGCCACGGCTGATGACACTGAGGCCGAGCTCATCCGCAGTATTTGTGAGACAGAACTCCTAGATG GGAAGCACCTGTTCTCTGCCTTTGTTCCACTGGTGCTGAAGATCTGCAACAGCCCTGGACTCTACAGTGACTCGGCGctgtcagctgctgcagccctcgCTCTTGGCAAATTCTGCATGATCAG CTCTGAGTTCTGTGACTCACACTTGCGTCTGCTGTTCACGATGATGGAGAAGTCCGCTCTGCCTGGTGTGAGATCCAACCTCATTATTGCAGCAGGAGATCTGGCCATCCGCTTCCCCAACCTGGTGGAGCCTTGGACATCTCATCTCTATGCCAG GTTGCGGGACCCCTGTCCCAGCGTGAGGCAGACGGCTGGGCTGGTGATGACTCACCTCATCCTCAAAGACATGGTAAAGGTGAAGGGCCAAGTGAGCGAAATGGCAGCTCTGCTCATAGACCCAGAGGAGGCAATCGTCGGAGTGGCTCAGAACTTCTTCAGTGAACTCGCCAACAAG GGTAATGCTGTCTATAACCTGCTTCCAGACATCATCAGTCATCTCTCAGATCCTAACAGCGGCATAGAGGAGGAATCCTTCCACACTATTATGAG ACATCTGTTCTCATatattacaaaagaaaaacaaacagagagCTTGGTGGAGAAACTTTGTCAGAGATTCCGGACTGCCAG GACTGAGCGTCAGTATCGGGATCTGTCCCACTGCCTTACTCTGCTTCCAGTCTCGGAGCGGGGCCTTCACAAGCTGCAGGACAACTATGACTGCTTTGCAGACAAGCTCCAAGATCCAACTGTCTACACTTGTTTCCAAACTGTGCTGGCTCGATTCCGCAGAGCAGGCATCAAACCTGAGACTAAA GCTCTAGCtgaagagctggagcagaagctCTCTGCCTCCCATAACCAAGGACTGGATTCAACAGAGACATGCCAGGATGGTAGTCAAACTCCAATGCCAGTGCCAGCCAAGCGGAAACCAATAGGAA GTTCACGCCGCCAGCCCCTGGGCCCAGTCAACACAGATGACGATTTTGTCACACCCCCGTCTCGCACCCTCCGAAATCGTAAGCGTGCCCAAAAGCGCCCACCACGCAAAAAAGCCATCGTTACCTTCTCCAGCGACGAGGAGAACAGCTCTGAGGATG AGCTATCGGCAGAAttaagagaggaagaaaatcccACCAAAACAACTCCCATCACCAGATCTTCAGGCCGACGGCTGCGCTGA